A region from the Musa acuminata AAA Group cultivar baxijiao chromosome BXJ1-10, Cavendish_Baxijiao_AAA, whole genome shotgun sequence genome encodes:
- the LOC135594980 gene encoding WAT1-related protein At5g64700-like yields the protein MDAQKPYLAAVLVQLTYTGFYVMSKAAFDEGVSTFVFIFYRQAAACVLLVPLAVIFERKRSPPLKLVTAVKMFLHVLIGITCSLNMYNVGLKYTTASVTSAATNSVPVFTFFLALLLRMESIKVKSLSGIGKAVGVTLCLAGVAAIAFYRGPRIHPLNLHGHFAHSAGRRDHAPANTPKATWIEGTFFVIGANLTWSLWLVYQGILLKEYPSKLLLTTLQCLLSTVQSLFVAMAFERESSKWKLHWDMGLLAILYSGFIVTGVSFYLQSWCVEKKGPVFVAIFTPLSLVFTMICSTIFLGEMITLGSILGGLLMVGGLYSFLWGKSKETMPCEVSIEDGNTCMQEKDVQPL from the exons ATGGATGCGCAGAAACCCTATCTTGCTGCAGTCCTCGTACAGCTGACGTACACTGGCTTCTACGTGATGTCAAAGGCCGCCTTCGACGAGGGTGTGAGCACGTTCGTCTTCATCTTCTATCGACAAGCAGCTGCTTGTGTGTTATTAGTACCACTCGCTGTTATCTTCGAGAG GAAAAGGTCTCCGCCATTGAAGCTCGTGACGGCTGTGAAGATGTTCTTGCACGTGCTGATCGG GATTACTTGCAGCTTAAACATGTACAACGTTGGCTTGAAATATACTACAGCATCAGTGACATCGGCAGCTACGAACTCAGTGCCAGTGTTTACCTTCTTTCTGGCCTTACTCCTCCG GATGGAGAGCATCAAAGTAAAGAGCCTCTCAGGAATAGGTAAAGCTGTGGGAGTAACACTTTGTTTGGCTGGTGTTGCAGCGATTGCCTTCTATAGAGGCCCTCGCATCCACCCTTTGAACCTTCATGGCCACTTCGCCCACAGCGCGGGCCGACGAGACCATGCGCCGGCCAACACACCGAAGGCCACCTGGATCGAAGGAACCTTCTTCGTCATCGGTGCCAACCTCACCTGGTCCTTGTGGCTGGTCTACCAG GGGATTTTGCTGAAGGAATACCCCTCCAAGCTTCTGTTAACCACGCTTCAGTGCCTCCTCAGCACGGTTCAGTCGCTTTTTGTGGCCATGGCGTTCGAGCGAGAGAGCTCCAAGTGGAAGCTGCACTGGGACATGGGCCTACTTGCCATTCTCTACTCT GGGTTCATCGTTACGGGAGTTTCTTTCTACTTGCAGAGCTGGTGCGTTGAGAAGAAGGGCCCTGTTTTTGTGGCAATATTCACACCACTGTCTCTTGTTTTCACCATGATATGCTCGACTATTTTCTTAGGGGAGATGATTACTCTAGGAAG TATTTTAGGTGGACTTCTAATGGTGGGAGGCCTGTATAGTTTTCTATGGGGAAAGAGCAAGGAGACCATGCCCTGCGAGGTTTCAATTGAAGATGGAAACACCTGCATGCAAGAGAAGGATGTGCAACCACTTTGA